Sequence from the Corallococcus sp. EGB genome:
CGCACCGTGCAGACGCTGGACTCGGTGCTGATGGGCACGCCGCAGTACATGGCGCCCGAACAGGCCATGGGCCACAACAGCCACGTGGACGCGCGCACGGACCTCTTCGCGTTCGGCGCCATCGTCTACGAGATGCTCGCGGGCCGGCCGCCCTACTCCGGCGACAACGTCGCGGAGCTCATCTACCAGATCGTCCACCTGGAGCCTCCGCCGCTGCTGACGCTGGCGCCCCAGACGCCGCCGCACGTGGTGACGGCCATCTCCCGCGCGATGGCGAAGAAGCCGGAGGAGCGCCACCCGGACGTGGGCGCGTTCATCCTGGAGCTGACCGGCATCCCGCTCCAGACGCTCGCGGAGGTGAAGCCGGGGCAGCGCTCGCACCCCATGACGCCCACCTCCCCGTCGGCGCCGCGCCTGGCGGACCGCGAGGAGCACATCCCCACGGTGGGCATGCGCCCGCACGCTGGCATCGACGCGTCCCCCGCCCCCACCGGGCCCCAGACGGCGTCCCTGTCCCCACGGCCCGTGGCGCGTCCCCGCCCGAAGTGGCCGGTGGCCGTGGCCGTGGGGCTGGTGGGCGTCATCGCCTTCGCCGCCGCCTTCTTCTGGAAGGGAACGCTTCCCCCGCCGCCCGCCGTCGCGGTGGCGCCGCCAGCGCCTCCGGTCCAGACGCCGGTTCAGCCCCCGGCGCCCGTCACACCTCCGCCCGCCGCGGTCGTGGCGCAGCCGGAGGAGGCGAAGAAGCCCGTGGAGCCGGAGCCCCGGCCGAAGCAGCCGTCGGATATCGACGGGCCCAGGCAGCCCGCCGAGGTCGCCCCCACGGCCAGACCCAGGGTGCGCGCAAGCACTCCTGAATCCATGCCGGACAGCGTCCGCGAGGACCTGGCGGCGGCGCAGAAGGCGCTGGACGCATCCAACACGGCAGAAGCACTGCGTCACATCCGGCGCAGCCAGCGCACGAAGATTACCGGCCTGTCGTACTCGCTGCTCACCCGCGTGTACTGCCAGCAGCACGATCTGGCGAATGCGCGCGCGCAATGGACCCAGGTCCCGGCAACGGAACGTCCAAGGGTCCGACAATACTGTTCGCGGTACGATATTGACCTCTAGGGTCGTCCGGGCGCGCGGAATCTCCAGAGCGGGGGCGCGTCCGCCAATGAAGGAGTCGTCGTGAGAGTCCTACTGGCAGTGGGCGTCGTGGCGCTGTCCCTGGGGTGTTCCCGGGGCGTGCGGCCCGACAGCGCCGTGGCGGGCACGAAGCCTGCCACCGGCAAGGTGTATTCGAACGAGGCCGGCGAGAAGATCACCATCATCGGGCTGGAGCCCGGTGACGCGCACAAGGCGCTGGTGGCCTTCGACGGCACGAAGAGCGAACTGGATGGCCAGGTGCTGGCCGCGTGGGTGGACGCAGACCGCCGCGCCATGGAGTACTGGACGCTGTGGCGCGGCCGCAAGCAGCGCTTCGTCACCGTGAACGACCGGGGCGGCTACGAGGACCTCGTCTTCAGCGGCGTGAACCACTCGGACTACACGCACCTGCGGCCGGACGTGGCCAAGACGGGCGCGCTGAAGGTGGAGAAGGTCTTCGAGCGCTACCAGGACCTGGAGGGCGACAAGAAGTACCAGGCGCTGCTCGCGTTCGACCGCAAGTTCTGGACGAACCAGGCGGAGGCGCAGCTGGGTGAGGCGCTCGCGGCGACGAACAAGGCGTGCGGCTCCAAGCTGACGTCCACCGTGGCCTGGGACTCCATCACGGACGCGCAGCTCAACGCGATGTCCTTCGGCAGCTACTGCGCGGGGCCGCTGGAGTCGCTGCAGAAGCTGTGCGAGCGCTCCGACGAGGCCAGGCGCTCCGTCCAGCAGAAGCTCCAGTCCGTGGAGTGCCGCGTGGACCCCAAGGCCGCGCTGAAGCTGGAGACCCAGAAGATCATCTGGTCCGTGACCGAGAGTGAGACGGTCCAGCCGGACGAGACCACCAGCTTCTTCACCGACAACCTCTAGAACGAAAGCCCACCGACAATGACGCTTCGACACATGGTCATCGCCCTGGGGCTCGTCCTGGCCCCGCAAGCCGCGCTCGCGCTGGATCCGCCCTGGAAGAAGGAGGAGAAGCTGCGCGACCGCATGGTGCTGGAGTCCGCCAGGGTCTGCGCGGATGGCAAGGGCCACTACACGGTCCTCGTCCCCCACACCCCCGAGCACGACGGCGACCTGTACTACGGGGATGGCAAGACGTTCACGCAGGTGCAGCCCGTGGGCTACCCCTCCAGCACCGAGGGTGGCTTCCTCGAGCCCCGCTTCTTCAACCCCAAGGCCAACGACAACTTCCGCGGCGTGGACTACCGGGTCGTCTCGGACGTGAAGCTGAGCGACGACTTCAAGACGTGCGCGCTGCGCTGCGGTGAGAAGACCCTGCCGCAGCAGCCGGTGCCGGCCGACGAGGCCCGGGAGCTCCTGCGCAAGGCCAGCTACCAGCCCAGCCCGGTGAAGTTCCAGCCGTACGCGCTGCTGCGCGACGACAAGGGCGTGTACTACCTGGTGGAGCGCGGCATCGGCGCGGACAACAAGAGCTTCCGCATCTTCACGGGCCAGCGCGGCCAGGTGAAGCCGCAGAAGATGCTCAACGTCGTCACCGACTCGCAGGGGGAGATCTTCTCCACGCAGGGCGGCGACCTGCGCCTCGTGGTGGACCGCGAGGAGCCGTCGTTCTGGGTGGTGAAGAGCAAGCGGCAGAAGCTGCGCGCGGTGCCGGTGAACGACAACCTGCCGTTCATCTACAACGAGCTGGGCGTCTACACGGGCGCGCGGCTGGGCACGCCCTGCGACGACGTGTAACAGGGCCGCACCGGGGAGCCCCGGGCACGGTCAGCCGTTGAGCACCTTCACGGCCTTGACCATGTCCGGGGCCAGCTCCTCGTGCTCCACGAGGGTGAACCCCAGCTTCTTGCTGACGGCCTGCATGCCGCGGTTGCGCGCGAGGATGTCCGCGACGATGCGGCGCAGGCCCCAGTCCTTCCCGATGTCCACCAGCCGCCGCAGGAGCTCCGTGCCCAGCCCCAGCCGCTGCGCGGGGTCGCTGACGGTGATGGCGAACTCCCCGTCCTTGGTGCCGCGCAGGCGCGTGAGCCGGCCCACCGCGAGGATCTCCCCCCCTCCCTTCCCGTCCGGCGACGGGCGCACCGCGACGAGCGCCATCTCCCGCGCGTAGTCGTTGAAGCAGATGCGCGCCAGGCGCTCGTGGGCCACGCGCTGGCTGAGCTTCATCAGGCCCGCGTAGCGCATGAACACCGTCTGTTCGGACAGGGCCTGGTGGAACACGTTCATCGCGGGCTCGTCCTCCGGGCGGATGGGGCGCACCAGCAGGTGCTCGCCATTCTTCAGCGTGAGCATCTTCGCGTACTGGTACGGGTACGGCTCGATGGCGAGCCGGGGAAGCGCCGAGGCCGGGACGTCCGGAGGATGCAGCACCACGCGCGCGTCCAGCGCCAGCAGGCGCTCGCCGGAGACGAGCAGCGGGTTGATGTCCAGCTCGCGGATGAAGCGCTGCTCCACCACCAGCTGGCTGAAGCGGACCATCAGCCGCTCCAGGGCGCCCAGGTCCACGGGAGCCCGGCCGCGCACGCCCAAGAGCGCGTGGTGGATGCGCGTGCGCTCCATCATCCGTCGCGCCAGCGTGGTGTTGAGGGGCGGCAGGCCCAGGGCCCGGTCCTGCATCACCTCCACCAGCGTGCCGCCCGCGCCGAAGAGCAGCACCGGTCCGAACTGCGCGTCCAGGCTGCTGCCCAGGATCAGCTCGTAGCCGTCCAGCTTCGCCATGGGCTGCACGGTGACGCCGTGGAACGCGTCCTGGAGCCCCCGCGCCGTGAGCGCATCGCGGATGGCGCGGTACGCGTCGCGCACGCGCGCCTCGTCGCGCAGGTCCAGCCGCACGCCGCCCACGTCCGTCTTGTGCGTCACCGTGAGCGAGTGCAGCTTGAGCACCACCGGGAACCCCAGCGCGCGGGCCTTCTCCACGGCCTCGTCCTCGGTGGTGGCGAGCCACGTCTCCACGGTGGGGATGCCGTAGGCGGCCAGCAGGCGCTTGGACTCGTATTCAGACAGGAGCGTGCGGCCGGCGGCGCGGGCCTCGTCCACCAGGGTGCGCGCCACGTCGCGGCCTCCGCCGGTGGGCTCCTCCGCCAGCGTGGGCGTCTCGTAGAGGCCGGCGATGTTGTCCGAGTAGCGCCACATGTAGTTGAAGATGCGGGCCGCGGTGTCCGGATAGCCGAAGGTCGGGATGCCCGCGTCGTTGAGGATGCGCTCACCGGCGGCGACCTCGCTTCCGCCCATCCAGCTCGCGAGCACCGGCTTGCCGGGCAGCTTCGCGTAGCCCTTGAGGCGGTCCGCCGTCTGCGTGGGCTCCGTCATGTCCTGCGGGGTGAGGATGACGAGCAGGCCGTCGCTGTTGGGGTCCGCGCCGGTGGTCTCCAGCGCCTTCGCGTAGCGCTCCGCGTCCGCGTCTCCCAGGATGTCCACCGGGTTGGCGTGGCTCCACGGCGGCGGGAGGAAAGCGTCCAGCTTCGCGCGGGTGTCGTCGGACAGCACGGCCAGCTCACCGCCGCCGGACACGAGCGCGTCCGTGGCGAGCACCGCGGGGCCGCCCGCGTTGGTGAGCAGCGTGAGCCTGCGGCCGGAGGGCCGGGGCTGGCGCGCCAGCACCTCCGCCATGTGGAAGAGGTCCTCGATGGAGTCCACGCGCAGCACGCCCGCGCGGCGGAAGGCGGCGGAGAGCACCTCGTCGCTGCCGGCGAGCGTGCCGGTGTGGGACGCGGCGGCCTGCGCGGCCTGCGCGGTGCGGCCGGCCTTGATGACGATGATGGGCTTGGTGAGGGCCACCTCTCGCGCGGCGGACAGGAAGGCGCGCGCGTCGCCGATGGACTCCATGTAGAGCAGGATGGAGCGCGTCATCGGATCATCCGCGAGGAAGTCGATGAGGTCTCCCCAGCCCACGTCCAGCATGGAGCCCACGGAGACGAAGGCGCTGAAGCCCACGGCCTCGCGCAGGCTCCAGTCGAGGATGGAGGTGAGCAGCGCGCCGGACTGGCTGATGAAGGCCACGTTGCCCGGGCGGGCCATGCCCTTGGCGAAGGTGGCGTTGAAGCCGCCCGTGGGGCGCATCACGCCCAGGCAGTTGGGCCCGATGATGCGCAGGTTCGCGGCCTGCGCGATGCGCAGCACCTCCTGCTCCAGCTTCACGCCCTCCGGGCCCGTCTCCTTGAAGCCCGCGGAGATGATGATGGCGCCCTTGACGCCGACCTCCGCGCACTCGCGGATGATGGCCGGAACGGACTTCGCGGGGGTGACGATGACGGCCAGGTCCACGGCCTCCGGCAGCGCGCGCAGGGAAGGCCACGCCTTGATGCCGAGCACGTTGGGCCGCTGCGGGTTGACCGGGTAGACCGTCCCCCCGAACGGGCTGCTGATGAGGTTCCAGAGGACGGTGCGCCCCACGCTGCCGGGACGCTCGCTCGCCCCCACCACCGCGACGCTGCGGGGCGCGAAGAGGACCTCCAGCGGCTGGCGGGTCCGCTGGTGGAGCAGGTCGATGGAGGGGTCCGTCCGGGCCGGCGGCGAGGCGGGGCGTTGCTCGTCCATGGTGCGCTCTTCTTCGGTGGGGTGGCCTTACCGGAGCAATCTCCGGCAGGCCCCCATCGTGCACCAGTTGTCAGGGAGGGAATGGGGACCCGGACGCTCCCCTGTCCGGTTCCGCGAGCGGGCGGACTGACGGGAATCCCGCTACGACGCGCGCGCCCGCTCCACCAGGGGCTTGAGCACGGTGCTGGCGAACTGCGCCAGCGTGGTGGGCGTGGTGGTCTCCTTCGAGCGAGGCTCGGCCGGGTCCATGCGCCCGTCCAGGAGGGCGCCGTACATCTCCACGAAGTTGTCCACCGCGAAGGCCGGCATGCCCGCGCCCGTCATGCCCTTGCGCAGGTCCTCCAGCCCCACCCGCACGTACTTCACGGGCTGGCCCAGCACCTCGGTGAGGATGCTCGCGACCTCCGGATAGGTGAGGTCCTTGGGCCCGTGCACGCCCACGCAGCGGTGGCCCGTCCACGACGTGTCGAGCAGGTACTCGGCGGCCTTCGCCGCGATGTCCGCCGTGGCGACCATGGGGAGGGGCTTCGTCTCCGGGCTCACGCTGAAGATGGCGCCGGCCTTCACCAGGCTGTCCACGTCGCGCAGCAGGTTCTCCATGAAGAAGCCCGCGCGCAGGCTGACGACGTTCGGGGCCGCCGCCTGGAAGGCCTCTTCCAGGGGCTTCATCACGGACACCGGCCCCGTGCCCGGCCCGTTCTGCGCGCCGACGCTGGAGATGAGCACCACGCGCTTCACGCCATGCGCCTTCACGGCCTGCGCGGCCCGCTGGCCGTTCGCCGTCGCCCAAGCGTTGAAGTCCGGGCGGATGGCGGGCGGTGAGAGCCAGAACAGCGCCTCCGCGCCAGCGAGCGCCGCGTCCAGCGTGGCCTGCTCGTCGAGGGAGCCCTGCACCACCTTCGCGCCCAGCTTCACCAGGTCCGCGATCTTCTCCGGGGTGCGAGAGATGACGGTGACCTTCCGGCCCGCCTTCAAGAGCCTCTGCACGAGGGGACGACCGATGTTGCCGTTCGGGGTGTTGATGACGATGGACATGGGGTTTGCCTCCAGCGACCGCGAGATGGCGTGAACAGTGCCCCCGCCCCCTGCATGAGGCCACTGCATGCTATGCATGCCTCCATGCGCTGTGCTCATGATGCCCCCGCCCCCATCCCGGACGAGGTGGACCTCTCCGGCATCAACCTCAACCTGTTGGTGGCGCTGGACGCGTTGCTGAAGGAGACGCACGTCACCCGCGCCGCCGCGCGCGTGGGCCTCACCCAGTCCGCGATGAGCCATGCGCTTGCCCAGCTCCGGGAGCTGTTGGGCGACGCGCTCCTCATCCGTGGCCGGGGCGGCATGGTGCTGACGCCTCGAGCGCAGCAGCTGGCCGCGCCGCTCAAGCGGGGGCTGGCCGAGCTGCGCCGTGCCCTTCGCGACGAGCCTCCCTTCGAGCCCGCCACCGCGACCCGGCGCTTCGCCCTGGCCACGCGCGACTTCTTCGGGTCGGTGCTGCTGCCGGGCGCGCTGGAACTCCTGGGCCGCGAGGCCCCCGGCGTGGACCTGTCCGTGCTGCACGTGGACAGCAACACCTTCCCCAGCCACCTGGAGACGGGCGAGGTGGACCTGGCCATCATCGTCGCGCCCGTGCCGTCCGGGCCGGGCCTGCGCCAGCAGAAGCTCCTCACCGAGGACTTCGTCTGCGTGGTGCGCGAAGGCCACCCCACCGTGCGCCGCACGCTGGACCTGGACACCTACCTGAAGCTGACCCACGTCCTCATCAGCCCCAAGGGCGACGGCGTGGGCGCGGTGGACCTGGCCCTGGCCCGGCGAGGCCTGCCCCCGCGCCGCATCGCGGTCCGGGTGCCGTACTTCCTCATCGCCCCGCTGGTGGTGTCGCGCTCCGACCACATCCTCACCGCGCCCCGCCGCCTTATCGCCGCGTTCAGCAACGCGTATCCACTCAAGGTCTTCCCCCCACCCCTCCCCCTGCCC
This genomic interval carries:
- a CDS encoding NmrA family NAD(P)-binding protein; this encodes MSIVINTPNGNIGRPLVQRLLKAGRKVTVISRTPEKIADLVKLGAKVVQGSLDEQATLDAALAGAEALFWLSPPAIRPDFNAWATANGQRAAQAVKAHGVKRVVLISSVGAQNGPGTGPVSVMKPLEEAFQAAAPNVVSLRAGFFMENLLRDVDSLVKAGAIFSVSPETKPLPMVATADIAAKAAEYLLDTSWTGHRCVGVHGPKDLTYPEVASILTEVLGQPVKYVRVGLEDLRKGMTGAGMPAFAVDNFVEMYGALLDGRMDPAEPRSKETTTPTTLAQFASTVLKPLVERARAS
- a CDS encoding bifunctional acetate--CoA ligase family protein/GNAT family N-acetyltransferase — encoded protein: MDEQRPASPPARTDPSIDLLHQRTRQPLEVLFAPRSVAVVGASERPGSVGRTVLWNLISSPFGGTVYPVNPQRPNVLGIKAWPSLRALPEAVDLAVIVTPAKSVPAIIRECAEVGVKGAIIISAGFKETGPEGVKLEQEVLRIAQAANLRIIGPNCLGVMRPTGGFNATFAKGMARPGNVAFISQSGALLTSILDWSLREAVGFSAFVSVGSMLDVGWGDLIDFLADDPMTRSILLYMESIGDARAFLSAAREVALTKPIIVIKAGRTAQAAQAAASHTGTLAGSDEVLSAAFRRAGVLRVDSIEDLFHMAEVLARQPRPSGRRLTLLTNAGGPAVLATDALVSGGGELAVLSDDTRAKLDAFLPPPWSHANPVDILGDADAERYAKALETTGADPNSDGLLVILTPQDMTEPTQTADRLKGYAKLPGKPVLASWMGGSEVAAGERILNDAGIPTFGYPDTAARIFNYMWRYSDNIAGLYETPTLAEEPTGGGRDVARTLVDEARAAGRTLLSEYESKRLLAAYGIPTVETWLATTEDEAVEKARALGFPVVLKLHSLTVTHKTDVGGVRLDLRDEARVRDAYRAIRDALTARGLQDAFHGVTVQPMAKLDGYELILGSSLDAQFGPVLLFGAGGTLVEVMQDRALGLPPLNTTLARRMMERTRIHHALLGVRGRAPVDLGALERLMVRFSQLVVEQRFIRELDINPLLVSGERLLALDARVVLHPPDVPASALPRLAIEPYPYQYAKMLTLKNGEHLLVRPIRPEDEPAMNVFHQALSEQTVFMRYAGLMKLSQRVAHERLARICFNDYAREMALVAVRPSPDGKGGGEILAVGRLTRLRGTKDGEFAITVSDPAQRLGLGTELLRRLVDIGKDWGLRRIVADILARNRGMQAVSKKLGFTLVEHEELAPDMVKAVKVLNG
- a CDS encoding serine/threonine-protein kinase, translating into MAKPNEPTSAQGEPLTTGKVLRATYEIGTVLGRGGMGAVFLARHLRLPGKQVAVKVLHGAEALSEEVAVRFRREAEIASRLGHPNIVEVLDFDTLEDGTPFMVMEYLRGEGLSRRLRKQKQLPLEEVLSIARQMGAALQAAHRAGVVHRDLKPGNVFLVPTEAGGVVGERVKLLDFGISKLVDSRTVQTLDSVLMGTPQYMAPEQAMGHNSHVDARTDLFAFGAIVYEMLAGRPPYSGDNVAELIYQIVHLEPPPLLTLAPQTPPHVVTAISRAMAKKPEERHPDVGAFILELTGIPLQTLAEVKPGQRSHPMTPTSPSAPRLADREEHIPTVGMRPHAGIDASPAPTGPQTASLSPRPVARPRPKWPVAVAVGLVGVIAFAAAFFWKGTLPPPPAVAVAPPAPPVQTPVQPPAPVTPPPAAVVAQPEEAKKPVEPEPRPKQPSDIDGPRQPAEVAPTARPRVRASTPESMPDSVREDLAAAQKALDASNTAEALRHIRRSQRTKITGLSYSLLTRVYCQQHDLANARAQWTQVPATERPRVRQYCSRYDIDL
- a CDS encoding LysR family transcriptional regulator, encoding MRCAHDAPAPIPDEVDLSGINLNLLVALDALLKETHVTRAAARVGLTQSAMSHALAQLRELLGDALLIRGRGGMVLTPRAQQLAAPLKRGLAELRRALRDEPPFEPATATRRFALATRDFFGSVLLPGALELLGREAPGVDLSVLHVDSNTFPSHLETGEVDLAIIVAPVPSGPGLRQQKLLTEDFVCVVREGHPTVRRTLDLDTYLKLTHVLISPKGDGVGAVDLALARRGLPPRRIAVRVPYFLIAPLVVSRSDHILTAPRRLIAAFSNAYPLKVFPPPLPLPSFDILQVWHERFDGDPAHQWLRGLVARAVNAGSENTRSSRRVRRAPAS